The genomic segment TGCAGGACAAGCTCGGCATCGCAGGAGAGGACGGCTGCGCCTGCTACGACATCCGTCAGCAGTGCAGCGGCTTCGTGTACGGCATGGAGATGGCCGACGCGTTCATCCGCACGGGCAAGTACGAGAAGATCCTGCTCATCGGCGCGGAGCTGCACAGCCACTCGCTCGACTACACGACGCGCGGGCGCGACATCATGGTGCTCTTCGGCGACGGCGCCGGGGCGATGGTCCTCGGCAAGACCGAGACGGAAGACGACAAGGAGGGCGTGCTCTACACGCACGCGCAGGCCGACGGCTCCGGCGCGATGAACCTCTACCTCAAGGTCTTCGACATCGGCCACAAGCCTTACGTGTTCTACGACGCCACGGCCAAGGACGACCCCGAGCACATGTACCCGCAGATGGTCGGCAAGCGCGTCTTCCTGCACGCGGTCCGCAACATGGTCGTGGCCACCAACCGCGCGCTCGAGAAGACGGGCCTGACCTGGGACGACATCGACTGGTTCGTTCCCCACCAGGCCAACCTGCGCATCAACGAGCAGGTCGTGCAGTACGCCGAGATCCCGCCCGAGAAGGCCCTCAACAGCATCATGTGGTACGGCAACACGACCGCGGCCACGGTCCCGCTGACCATCGATCACTGGCGCAAAGAGGGCAAGGTCAAGAAGGGCGACTTGATCCTCTCCACCGTCTTCGGCAGCGGCTTCACCTGGGGCGCGACGGTCTTCAGGCTGTAGCAGCGAGCCGCCGGGCTCAGGGCCCGCAACCGGAGGGCGTGCAGACCAGCGGGCTGGTGCACGCGGAGTCGTCGGGGAGGTTCCGGCACACGTCGGTCGTCTCGTCGCAGATGTCGGTCGTGCACATGACCGCGTCGTCGCAGTCGGGCGCGGTGCCCGGCATGCAGCCGCCCGCCACGCACGTCTCGGCGCCGTTGCAGAAGAGACCGTCGTCGCAGTCCCCGTCCCCCGCGCACTCCGGCACGCAGCCCATCGTCGCGTTGCAGGTCTCGCTGGCGCCGCACGCCGTGTCGTCCGGCACGTTCCGGCAGACGTCCGCCGTCTCGTCGCAGAGGTCCGTCGTGCACATCACCGCGTCGCCGCAGCTCGGCGCCGTGCCCGGCATGCAGCCGCCCGACACGCACGTCTCGGCGCCGTTGCAGAACTGACCGTCGTCGCAGTCCCCGTCTCCCGCGCACTCCGGCACGCAGCCCATCGTCGCGTTGCACGTCTCGCTCGCCCCGCACGCCGTGTCGTCCGGCACGTTCCGGCAGACGTCCGCCGTCTCGTCGCACAGGTCCGTCGTGCACATCACCGCGTCGCCGCAGCTCGGCGCCGTGCCCGGCATGCAGCCGCCCGACACGCAGGTCTCCGCGCCGTTGCAGAACTGACCGTCGTCGCAGTCCCCGTCCGCCGCGCACTCGGGCACGCAGCCCATCGTCGCGTTGCACGTCTCGCTGGCGCCACACGCCGTGTCGTCCGGCACGTTCCGGCAGACGTCCGCCGTCTCGTCGCAGAGATCCGTCGTGCACATCACCGCGTCGCCGCAGCTCGGCGCCGTGCCCGGCATGCAGCCGCCCGACACGCAGGTCTCGGCGCCGTTGCAGAACTGACCGTCGTCGCAGTCGCCGTCTCCCGTGCACTCCGGCACGCAGCCCATCGTCGCGTTGCACGTCTCGCTCGCGCCGCACATCCCGTCGTCCGGGATGTTCCGGCACACGTCCGCCGTCTCGTCGCAGCCGTCGATCGTGCACATCACCGCGTCGCCGCAGCTCGGCGGGGTGCCCGGCATGCAGCCGCCCGACACGCACGTCTCCGCGCCGTTGCAGAACTGGCCGTCGTCGCAGTCCCCGTCCTCCGCGCACTCCGGCACGCAGCCCATCGTCGCGATGCACGTCTCGCTCGCGCCACACATCCCGTCGTCCGGCACGTTGCGGCACACGTCCGCCGTCTCGTCGCAGCCGTCGATCGTGCACGTCACCGCGTCGCCGCAGCTCGGCGCCGTGCCCGGCATGCAGCCGCCCGACACGCACGTCTCCGCGCCGTTGCAGAACAGACCGTCATCGCAGTCGCCGTCCGCCGCGCACTCCGGCACGCAGCCCATCGTCGCGTTGCACGTCTCGCTCGCCCCACACGCGGCGTCGTCCGGCACGTTGCGGCAGACGTCCGCCGTCTCGTCGCACAGATCCGTCGTGCACGTCACCGCGTCGCCGCAGCTCGGCGCCGCGCCCGGGGCGCACGCGCCCGCCACGCACGCCTCGGCGCCGTTGCAGAACTGACCGTCGTCACAGTCCGCGTCGACCGTGCACTCGGGCACGCAGTTCATGACCGCGTCGCAGGTCTCGTTCGACGCGCAGCGCGAGTCGTCCACCAGGTTGGCGCAGCGCTCGGCCACCTCGTCGCAGAAGTCCACGGTACACGCCACCGCGTCGCCGCAGCTCGGCGCCATGCCACCGACGCAGCGGCCGGCGCTGCAGGTCTCGACCCCGTTGCAGAAGAAGCCGTCGTCGCAGTCCGCGTCGCTCGTGCAGTCTCCGACGAACGTACAGCCGCCCGGCGGGATGCACTGGCGGTCGAGCGGACAGAGAGAGTCGTCGGCGACGTGCACGCAGGCGTCGGCCACGTCGTCGCAGGCGTCCACCGTGCATGCGACGCCGTCGCCGCAGTCGGGCGGCGTCCCCGCGGCGCAGCGCCCGTCGACGCAGCGCTCCGCGCCGTCGCAGAAGTTGCCGTCGTCACAGTCCGCGTCGCCCACGCAGAGGGTCGGGGGCACGCAGCCTCCCGTCGGATCGCACACGAAGTCCCCCGCGCACTCTCGCGCGTCGGGCGTGTTCACGCAGCCGCCCAGCGCCTCCGAGCACGCGTCGATCGTGCACGTCGTGGCGTCGTCGCACTCGGGCGGCGCGCCGGGCACGCAGCGATCGTCGGCGCAGCGCTCGGGGCCGTTGCAGACGAAGCCGTCGTCGCACTCCGCGTCCGACGCGCAGGGCTCCATGGGCACGCAGCCCATCGAGGGCGAGCAGAGCTCATCGGCGCCACACTCGGCGTGGTCCGGCAGGCGCAAGCACTCGTCGGCCGCCTCGTCACAGACCTCGACCGTGCACGCGAAATCATCGTTGCAACGCGGCGGGCTGCCCGAGATGCACGTGCCGCCCGAGCAGATCTCGAAGCCGTTGCAGAAGAAGCCGTCGTCGCACTCGCGGTCGGCGCTGCAGGCCGGTGGCTGGGTGTCACCGTCCATGCCCACGACACCAGCGTCGGTGGGCCCGAGGCCGCTCCGCTGAAGCGAGCAGCCGGCGGGGAGGAGCGAGAGGAGCGAGAGCCCCAGGATGAAACAAGAAAAGCGTCTCATGAAGCAGAGGGAGTCAGCATAACGCGCCCGCCCCACGCGCGCGACGAAACCGGCGCGATCGAGGGCGTCACCCCGACGGGAGCGCGCGGGCCGGGACCCCGCCCACCCTCGCGCCGGGAGGGACGTCGCGCGTCACGACCGCGCCCATCGCGATCACCGCGCCGTCGCCGACGCGGACACCGTCGGTGATCCCCGCGTTGGCGCCGATCCACACGTTCGCCCCGATGTGGATGCCGCGAGATCGCGTGGGCTGCTCCGAGATGGGGGCCCCGGGCTCGGTGCCGTGATCCCAGGCGAAGATCGTCGCGCCCGTCGCGATGCGGGTCCCCGCCCCCACGTGAATGCCGCCCCGCCCGCCGTCGAGGGTCGCCCGGACGTTCACGCTCGCGCCCGGGCCCAGCGAGATCGGTCCGTGCAGGAAGGCGTCCGCGGCCACGCTCGCGCCCGCGGCCAGGCGGATGGGCCGCGTGGGCTCCGCGAAGACGCGGGCCTCCGGCGCGACGAAGCACCCCGGGTCCAGCTCGACGTCTTCCAGCGCGCTCAGCGCCGCGTGCACCTCGGCCTGCCACGGCTCGGCCCAGGCGCGGATGGACGGCTTCGCGCGGAAGTAGAGCCAGGGCATGTGGCTCATGCGCCGCTTCTGCTGCGCGCGGAGGGTCTGCTCGTCAGCCATGGCGGGACATAGCAGCCCGCGACTCGCAGCCCGAGCCAGATCCGCGAACAATGGGAGCCCCGAGACGCCCGACGGGCCTTCTCCCGCAGCAGTGTCCGGCAAAGATGACTGCGCGCGCATCGCGCGCATCTTCGCCGGACCCTGCTAGGTTCCGGCGCAGATGCGCGCGACACGCAGTGTGGTGGTCGGCGGAGGCATCGCGGGGCTCGCGGTGGCCTGGGCGCTGGCCAAGCGAGGCCGGGACGTGACGTTGCTGGAGGCCGAGCCAGCGCTCGGGACGCACAGCTCCGCACGGAACGCGCAGATCTGGCTGCCGGTCGACGACGACGAGACCACCGGGCCGCTCGCCCTCCGGAGCGCCGAGGCGCTGACCTCGCTCCTGGGCGCCGAGACGGAGTGGCTGGTGCGCGACGGCGCCCTGGTGCTCGCGCCGGACGCGGCGAGCGCGGAGACGGTGCGGCGCGGCGCGGAGAAGGGCGGCGTGAAGGCGCGCACCGTCGACTTCCACGTCGTAGCGCGCGAGAGCCCCGTCGTGACCGAGCGGGTCGGCGTGCCGCTCTGGATCGAGGGCGCCGGCATCTTCGACCCGCACGCGATGGTCGGCGCGCTGGCGAAGGCCGCCAAGGCCCACGGCGTGAAGATCCGCCTCGGCGCCCGGGCGCAGGCCGTGGAGTCGGACGCCGTGCGGCTCGAGGGCGGCGAGCGCGTGCCCTACGACGAAGTGGTGAACGCGGCCGGCGCGTGGGCCGGGGAGCTCGGGCGGGCGCGAGGCGCGCACGTGCCGCTCGTCCCGCTCAGGCGGCACCTCGTCCTGCTGGACGCCGACCCGCGCGCCGCGGGCACGACGGTGTGGCGCTTCGGCGACGCGCAGGTCTACTGGCGGCCCGAGTCCGGCGGCGTGCTGGCGAGCCCCTGCGACGAGGCCCCCGTGACCGCGTCGCTGCCGCCGGCCGACCCCGGCGCGCTCGAGGCGCTGGCCGAGGCGCTGGAGCCCGTGGCGCCCTCCCTGGTCGACGCGCCCGTCCGCACGAAGTGGGCTTGCCTGCGCACCTACGCCCACGATCGTGAGCTCGTCCTCGGCCCGGATCCGCGCGCTCCCGGGCTCAGCTGGATGGCCGGCTTCGGCGGGCGCGGGATGACGGTCGCGGTCGCCGCGGGCGAGCTCTGCGCGAAGCTGATGGACGGCGAAGACGCCCCGATCCAGGCGCTCGTGAGACCGGATCGCCCCCAGCCAGAGGCCCTCGCCGACCACACGGGCTGAAAGCGGGTTTCTTCGCGACGGGCTGCTACAGTCCCGCCGATGACGAAGGAAGACGACGAGAAGCGTTCCGAAGAAGAGGCCTCGGAAGAGGACGAGCCGGAGACGGCATCGGCCGAAGAAGAGACCGACGCGGACGAGACCGAGGGCGCCGACGACGCGGGCGACGACGACTCGAGCGACGACGACGACGACGCCAGCGATGGCAACTCGGGCGACGACGACGCGGACGACGACGACGCCAGCGATGGCGACTCGGGCGACGACGACTCGGGCGAGCCCGCCGCTTCCGCGAAGGAAGACGACGCGTCGGCGAAGAAGAAGACCGCCAAGAAGTCGACGACGAAGAAGTCGTCCAAGGCCAGCGCCGGCGGCTCCAAGAAGAAGAAGCGGAAGAAGACCGCGGGCGAGCCGAAGAAGAAGACCGCCAAGCCGGTGCAGCCCGCGCGCAAGGAGCCGGAAGAGAACTCGACCCCGATGATCATCGGCGCGGTGATCGTGGCCGCGGTCGCGGTCGTCGGCCTCTGGTGGTGGAACAACCGAGACGCGGGTGCCGAGGAGCTCACGACGCTCGACACCGAGGAGTCGACCGAGGAGACCCCGACCGCCGCCGCCGACCCGGCCTCTCCGTCCAACCCGTTCGGCCTCCCGCAGCGCGAAGAGCCGGCCGGCATCCCCGCGCCGCCCGACGTCGCCGCGCCGCCCGAGAACGCGCAGCGCACCGAGTCCGGCCTCGCCTCGCGCGTGCTGGAGGCGGGTGACGGCGCCGAGCACCCCACCGCGAACGCGCGCGTGACCGTGCACTACACCGGCTGGACCACCGACGGCGAGATGTTCGACTCGTCGCAGCGCCGCGGCCGCCCGGCCACCTTCCCGCTCAACGGCGTCATCCCCGGCTGGACGGAGGGCGTGCAGCTCATGGTCACCGGCGAGAAGCGGCGCTTCTGGATCCCGGAGAACCTCGCGTACGCCGGCCGCCCGGGCGCGCCGCAGGGCATGCTCGTGTTCGACGTGGAGCTGCTCGAGTTCGAGGAGCTGCCGCCGCCGCCGGAGGCGCCGTCCGACGTGGCCGCGCCGCCCGCGAACGCGCAGCGCACCGAGTCGGGCCTCGCCTCGCGCGTGCTCGAGCGCGGGACCGGCAGCGAGCACCCCGAGGCCACCAACGTCGTGCGCGTGCACTACACCGGCTGGACCACCGACGGCGAGATGTTCGACTCCTCGGTCACCCGCGGCGAGCCCGTCACCTTCCCCCTCAACCGCGTGATCCCCGGCTGGACCGAGGGCGTGCAGCTGATGGTGGTGGGCGAGAAGCGTCGCCTCTGGATCCCCGAGGACCTCGCCTACCAGGGCCGCCCGGGCGCCCCGGCCGGCATGCTCGTCTTCGACGTGGAGCTGCTCGAGATCCTCGAGGCGCCCCCGGGCATGCCCGGCATGCCGCCCGGCCATCCCGGTGGGGGTGGCGGCTCGCCGCACTGAGAGACCGCGCTTTCGCTCGAACGGCCGACCTGGCATTCGCCCGGTCGGCCGTTTTCACGTGCTTCAGAGGACGCCAGCGGCTTCAGGCCATGCCGGCCGCGAACCGCAGCGCCGCGTCCTCGGACTGCGTCGCCCAGGTCGTGCGCGCGCCTTCGTCGCGGCTCAGCCGGTTGACCTGGAGCATGCCCGTCGCGCTGTTCACGAGCAGCGCCACGCGCTTGAAGTGGTTGACCGAGCCGCGCAGCTTGCGCATCGCGCCCTCGAACTCGGGATCGTTGCGCGACGGCGCCTGACGCATGTCGACCACGATGCCCCACTCGGTGTGCTCGGGGCGCATCGACTGGATGACCATCTCGTTCTGCTCGACGAGATCGTGGATCGTCTCCACGGGCGCGGCGCTGCGCCTGAGGAGGACGACCTTTCGGTCGAGATCCTCGACCATGTGCCAGAGAGAAGTCGAGACGACGGACTTCAGCATGACCTGTGACGAGCTGGGGCGGGGTGGAGGGATCGTAGCAGGCAGTAGCCCCGATTTTGTCAGGCGCCACCTGACAGTCCGGTGATACTCCTCGATGAGGACGATCACCGAATCGAGGACGGAGATCAGGGTCTCGCCCGCGTCGTCCAGCGTCCGCGCCGTGTGCCGCTCGAACGCGCGCAGGGCCTCGGTGAGGGTCGACTTCAGGTCGCGGAGGAGGCCGCGGTCCAGCTCCTCGAGCGCGAGCACCGCCTGCTCCAGCCCCTCCCAGGCCGCCTCGCCAGGGGGCACGCTGTCCTCGATCAGGGCCTCGAGCCGCTCGTGCAGCTCGTGCGGGGCGGCGTCCCCGAGCCGCGCGTTCTCGGAGTCTCGCACCGCGTCGAGGCGCAGCTGGAGCGCCGAGGCCTGCCGCGGGTCTCCCAGGAGGCCACAGGTCATGAGCTGGACGTCCGAGAGCGCGGGCCCCGAGAGCGGATCGAGGTACGCGTGCAGGAAACGCTGGTGCGTCTCGATCGCGCGCTGCCAGCGATAGGGAGAGCGAGGCTCGAGCGGCTCGTCGCGCGTGGTCCGCCCGAGCTGCAGGGAGTGGTCGGCCACGAGCGCGTTCTGCATCTCCACCACGAGGTAGGTGAGCTTCACCCAGGCGCGGTGCAGCGCCGCGAGGGCCACCGTCTGGGCGACGCCGTCGTACTCGACCGTGCCGCGCACGCCCTCGAAGTCGAGCGCGCGCAGCTTCCCGATCTCGAACATGCCGCGCATCGCGTCGACCTCGGTGCGCCCCTCGTGGACCCGCATGTAACCCTGCGTGGCGTCCATGCCCGTGTAGCCGCGGAGCACCGAGCGGCCCCCGGGGTGCAGCTCCAGCAGCTCCGTCACGTCGTAGACGCTGCCGTCGATCACCATCCAGTAGCCGTGCTCGGTGTCGTTGTGCTCGACGACCTGGGAGACATCGAGGGGGGTGCGGTCCCGGGCCCAGCTGCGGTTGTCGGTGAAGACCTCGAAGAGGTAGCGCCCCTCGGCGGCCAGCTTCTGCAGCGTGCGCTCCGCCGCCGCGCGGCGAGTGG from the Sandaracinaceae bacterium genome contains:
- a CDS encoding beta-ketoacyl-ACP synthase III — encoded protein: MIRAKILGLGSYVPDRVVTNEELPFLDDQHVRQDELQTETSDEWIRARTGIQERRYVPNEENGAWRTSDLGVEAAKRAIADAGLEPKDIDCIILGTLSPDFHFPGTAVFVQDKLGIAGEDGCACYDIRQQCSGFVYGMEMADAFIRTGKYEKILLIGAELHSHSLDYTTRGRDIMVLFGDGAGAMVLGKTETEDDKEGVLYTHAQADGSGAMNLYLKVFDIGHKPYVFYDATAKDDPEHMYPQMVGKRVFLHAVRNMVVATNRALEKTGLTWDDIDWFVPHQANLRINEQVVQYAEIPPEKALNSIMWYGNTTAATVPLTIDHWRKEGKVKKGDLILSTVFGSGFTWGATVFRL
- a CDS encoding acyltransferase, with the translated sequence MADEQTLRAQQKRRMSHMPWLYFRAKPSIRAWAEPWQAEVHAALSALEDVELDPGCFVAPEARVFAEPTRPIRLAAGASVAADAFLHGPISLGPGASVNVRATLDGGRGGIHVGAGTRIATGATIFAWDHGTEPGAPISEQPTRSRGIHIGANVWIGANAGITDGVRVGDGAVIAMGAVVTRDVPPGARVGGVPARALPSG
- a CDS encoding FAD-dependent oxidoreductase, with the translated sequence MRATRSVVVGGGIAGLAVAWALAKRGRDVTLLEAEPALGTHSSARNAQIWLPVDDDETTGPLALRSAEALTSLLGAETEWLVRDGALVLAPDAASAETVRRGAEKGGVKARTVDFHVVARESPVVTERVGVPLWIEGAGIFDPHAMVGALAKAAKAHGVKIRLGARAQAVESDAVRLEGGERVPYDEVVNAAGAWAGELGRARGAHVPLVPLRRHLVLLDADPRAAGTTVWRFGDAQVYWRPESGGVLASPCDEAPVTASLPPADPGALEALAEALEPVAPSLVDAPVRTKWACLRTYAHDRELVLGPDPRAPGLSWMAGFGGRGMTVAVAAGELCAKLMDGEDAPIQALVRPDRPQPEALADHTG
- a CDS encoding FKBP-type peptidyl-prolyl cis-trans isomerase; the protein is MTKEDDEKRSEEEASEEDEPETASAEEETDADETEGADDAGDDDSSDDDDDASDGNSGDDDADDDDASDGDSGDDDSGEPAASAKEDDASAKKKTAKKSTTKKSSKASAGGSKKKKRKKTAGEPKKKTAKPVQPARKEPEENSTPMIIGAVIVAAVAVVGLWWWNNRDAGAEELTTLDTEESTEETPTAAADPASPSNPFGLPQREEPAGIPAPPDVAAPPENAQRTESGLASRVLEAGDGAEHPTANARVTVHYTGWTTDGEMFDSSQRRGRPATFPLNGVIPGWTEGVQLMVTGEKRRFWIPENLAYAGRPGAPQGMLVFDVELLEFEELPPPPEAPSDVAAPPANAQRTESGLASRVLERGTGSEHPEATNVVRVHYTGWTTDGEMFDSSVTRGEPVTFPLNRVIPGWTEGVQLMVVGEKRRLWIPEDLAYQGRPGAPAGMLVFDVELLEILEAPPGMPGMPPGHPGGGGGSPH